In one Bos mutus isolate GX-2022 chromosome 19, NWIPB_WYAK_1.1, whole genome shotgun sequence genomic region, the following are encoded:
- the TOB1 gene encoding protein Tob1 → MQLEIQVALNFIISYLYNKLPRRRVNIFGEELERLLKKKYEGHWYPEKPYKGSGFRCIHVGEKVDPVIEQASKESGLDIDDVRGNLPQDLSVWIDPFEVSYQIGEKGPVKVLYVDDNNENGCELDKEIKNSFNPEAQVFMPVSDPASSVSSSPSPPFGHSAAVSPTFMPRSTQPLTFTTATFAATKFGSTKMKNSGRSNKVARTSPINLGLNVNDLLKQKAISSSMHSLYGLGLGNQQQPQQQQQPSQPPPPPQQQQQQKTSALSPNAKEFIFPNMQGQGSTNGMFPGDSPLNLSPLQYSNAFDVFAAYGGLNEKSFVDGLNFSLNNMQYSNQQFQPVMAN, encoded by the coding sequence ATGCAGCTTGAAATCCAAGTAGcactaaattttattatttcatatctGTATAATAAGCTTCCCAGAAGACGTGTCAACATTTTTGGTGAAGAGCTTGAAAGACTTCTTAAGAAGAAATATGAAGGGCACTGGTATCCTGAAAAGCCATACAAAGGATCAGGGTTTAGATGTATACACgtaggggagaaagtggaccCAGTGATTGAACAAGCATCCAAAGAGAGCGGTTTGGACATTGATGATGTGCGTGGCAATCTGCCACAGGATCTTAGTGTTTGGATCGACCCGTTTGAGGTTTCCTACCAAATTGGTGAAAAGGGACCAGTGAAGGTGCTTTATGTGgatgataataatgaaaatggaTGCGAGTTGGATAAGGAGATCAAAAACAGCTTTAACCCAGAGGCCCAGGTTTTTATGCCCGTAAGTGACCCAGCCTCATCAGTGTCCAGCTCTCCATCGCCTCCCTTTGGTCACTCTGCTGCCGTAAGCCCTACCTTCATGCCCCGGTCCACTCAGCCTTTAACCTTCACCACTGCCACTTTCGCTGCCACCAAGTTTGGCTCTACCAAAATGAAGAATAGTGGCCGCAGCAACAAGGTTGCACGTACTTCTCCTATTAACCTCGGCTTGAATGTGAATGACCTCTTGAAGCAGAAAGCCATCTCTTCCTCAATGCACTCTCTGTATGGGCTTGGCCTGGGTAaccagcagcagccgcagcaacagcagcagccatctcagccaccaccaccaccgcagcagcagcaacagcagaaaacCTCTGCTCTTTCTCCTAATGCcaaggaatttatttttcctaatatgCAGGGTCAAGGTAGTACCAATGGAATGTTCCCAGGTGACAGCCCCCTTAACCTCAGTCCTCTCCAGTACAGTAATGCCTTTGATGTATTTGCGGCCTATGGAGGCCTCAACGAGAAGTCTTTTGTAGATGGCTTGAATTTTAGCTTAAATAACATGCAGTATTCTAACCAGCAATTCCAGCCTGTTATGgctaactaa